In Streptomyces nodosus, one DNA window encodes the following:
- a CDS encoding ABC transporter ATP-binding protein yields MTSAVTIPRHGGTGGRTAVAAQARQVVKAYGAGETRVVALDHVDVDIERGQFTAIMGPSGSGKSTLMHCLAGLDTVTSGQIFLDDTEITGLKDKKLTQLRRDRIGFIFQAYNLLPTLNAIENITLPMDIAGRKPDRAWLDRVVETVGLAGRLKHRPTQLSGGQQQRVAVARALAARPEIIFGDEPTGNLDSRAGAEVLGFLRRSVDELGQTIVMVTHDPVAASYADRVLYLADGRIVDEMRQPTADQVLDRMKDFDARGRTS; encoded by the coding sequence ATGACATCGGCCGTGACCATTCCCAGGCACGGGGGCACTGGAGGGCGTACGGCCGTAGCCGCGCAGGCGCGGCAGGTCGTCAAGGCGTACGGGGCCGGGGAGACCCGGGTCGTCGCCCTCGACCACGTCGACGTGGACATCGAGCGGGGCCAGTTCACCGCGATCATGGGCCCCTCGGGGTCCGGCAAGTCCACGCTGATGCACTGCCTCGCCGGGCTCGACACCGTGACCAGCGGTCAGATCTTCCTCGACGACACCGAGATCACGGGTCTGAAGGACAAGAAGCTCACCCAGCTGCGCCGGGACCGGATCGGGTTCATCTTCCAGGCCTACAACCTGCTGCCGACGCTGAACGCGATAGAGAACATCACGCTGCCCATGGACATCGCGGGCCGCAAGCCCGACCGCGCCTGGCTGGACCGGGTGGTGGAGACCGTCGGCCTGGCCGGCCGGCTCAAGCACCGGCCCACCCAGCTCTCCGGCGGCCAGCAGCAGCGCGTCGCCGTGGCCCGCGCCCTGGCCGCCCGTCCCGAGATCATCTTCGGTGACGAGCCGACCGGAAACCTCGACTCCCGGGCCGGCGCCGAGGTGCTGGGCTTTCTGCGCCGCTCGGTGGACGAGCTGGGACAGACCATCGTGATGGTCACCCATGACCCGGTCGCCGCCTCCTACGCCGACCGTGTGCTCTATCTGGCCGACGGCCGGATCGTGGACGAGATGCGTCAGCCCACCGCGGACCAGGTCCTGGACCGCATGAAGGACTTCGACGCCCGGGGGCGCACCTCATGA